CATAATCTCACGATAGACCGGCACCAGGTTGCCCTTTTGCGCCAGCTGACAAAAGTCTTTAAAATCAGGAAATACCATGCTATCTCCAAGCGTTGAAATGATTTTTGAAGCTATCACAGGGGGTATTTCGTGTCAATCGTGCACCATCCTCTTTTCATTATAAAGAGTTGTGCTATACTCTCCTGACAAAATCCACGGCAGGAGTTCGCCATGAAACAGACCAACATCCTTCTTGAAAGCGACACCAACGAACTGGAGATCGTGGAGTTCCGCGTTGACGAACTGGACTCCCACGGCAATCTGGTCCCCTGCCATTACGGTGTCAACGTTGCAAAAGTACGTGAGATCATCCGCCTGCCCAAGCTGACCAAGGCCCTCAACACCTCTGATGCGGTTGAAGGGATGATCAAGCTGCGGGAAAAGGTGATCCCGATCCTGAACCTCTCCAAGATCCTGAACAAATATACCGGCGACCTGCTTTCAGACCGGGTCATCGTACTTGAGTTCAACAACGTCATGGTCGGCGTCCTGGTGCACTCAGTCTCCCGCATCTACCGTATCTCCTGGAAAAATGTCGAGGCCCCCTCCTCGGCCGTCTATTCTGATCAGGTCACCGGCCTGGTCAAGATGGATGACCGGATCATCTTGGTGCTTGATTTTGAAAAGATCGTGGCTGAATTCTGTGCCTCCAGCGCCCTGCAGCCGCTGGCCCCTGAACAACTGCTTGAAGGCGCCGGTATTGACCGCAGCAGCAAGAGCATCCTGGTTGCCGATGACTCCCCGTTTATCCGCCACACCATGTGCAGCGCCCTGCGGGGTGCCGGCTACAATGTTGAAGAGGCGGTCAACGGTGCCGAGGCCTGGGAAAAGATCCAGAACAAAATGCAGCAGTGCTCAAGCGATGGCGTTTCATTCCGTTCACGGATGCAGCTCCTGATCACCGATGTGGAGATGCCCCAGATGGACGGCCTGCACCTGACGTCGCTGGTACGCAAGGAAGACAGCCTGAAGGATCTGCCGATCATCATCTTCTCGTCACTGGCATCGGAAGACAACATCCGTAAATGGCATGACCTGGGCGCCCAACAGATTCTGACCAAGCCGGACCTGCCAAATCTGGTCAAATACGCTGACGAATTTACCGCCTGATCAGACAGCATCAATCAGTGCATCACCACCAGGGGCCCTTTGCGGCCCCTGTTCTTTTTCCTGTTGACATCCCCCGCTGTTTCTGGTTAAGTGCCGCCACCGTAAACGCCATAACTATTCAAAATAACTAAATTTTTTAAGCATAACTAAAAATCATTGAACGAACCTTTACTACCATCAAAAACAGGAGAACACGCATGAAGAAAATCAACAAGTTCAGAAAGGTCATGGCCGCCAACCGCGGCGAGATCGCCATCCGGATCTTCCGGGCCT
Above is a window of Trichlorobacter lovleyi SZ DNA encoding:
- a CDS encoding chemotaxis protein CheV, which codes for MKQTNILLESDTNELEIVEFRVDELDSHGNLVPCHYGVNVAKVREIIRLPKLTKALNTSDAVEGMIKLREKVIPILNLSKILNKYTGDLLSDRVIVLEFNNVMVGVLVHSVSRIYRISWKNVEAPSSAVYSDQVTGLVKMDDRIILVLDFEKIVAEFCASSALQPLAPEQLLEGAGIDRSSKSILVADDSPFIRHTMCSALRGAGYNVEEAVNGAEAWEKIQNKMQQCSSDGVSFRSRMQLLITDVEMPQMDGLHLTSLVRKEDSLKDLPIIIFSSLASEDNIRKWHDLGAQQILTKPDLPNLVKYADEFTA